The following coding sequences are from one Lolium rigidum isolate FL_2022 chromosome 6, APGP_CSIRO_Lrig_0.1, whole genome shotgun sequence window:
- the LOC124661693 gene encoding auxin-responsive protein IAA5-like, whose amino-acid sequence MSEPHDYIGLSAASPTPTSSSSCSSSPNPAAAAAELGPRLTLRLGLPGSDSPDRDANPAAALTLGLVSHKPAAKRAFPDASPRRAAAAADKAPPAAPPAAKAQVVGWPPVRNYRKNTLAASVSKSKGAEDDGRAAAPCYVKVSMDGAPYLRKVDLKIYASYDDLSAALQKMFSCFITGQSALRKPSAKDRLTNGKADSLQDQEFVLTYEDKDADWMLVGDLPWDLFTTICRKLKIMRGSDAAGIAPRALEQTGQNK is encoded by the exons ATGTCGGAGCCGCACGACTACATCGGCCTCTCCGCCGCCTCGCCCaccccgacctcctcctcctcctgctcatcctcgcccaaccccgccgccgccgccgccgagctcggGCCCCGCCTcaccctccgcctcggcctcccggGCTCCGACTCCCCCGACCGCGACGCCAACCCCGCCGCAGCGCTCACCCTCGGCCTCGTCTCCCACAAGCCCGCCGCCAAGCGCGCCTTCCCCGACGCAtccccgcgccgcgccgccgccgcagccgacaAGGCGCCTCCCGCGGCTCCGCCTGCCGCCAA GGCGCAGGTCGTGGGATGGCCGCCCGTGCGGAACTACCGGAAGAACACGCTGGCGGCCAGCGTCTCCAAGAGCAAGGGCGCGGAGGACGACGGCCGCGCGGCGGCCCCGTGCTACGTCAAGGTCAGCATGGACGGCGCGCCCTACCTCAGGAAGGTCGACCTCAAGATCTACGCGAGCTACGACGACCTCTCCGCCGCGCTGCAGAAGATGTTCAGCTGCTTCATCACCG GTCAAAGCGCCCTGCGTAAACCATCAGCCAAGGACAGGCTTACTAACGGGAAGGCTGATTCCCTCCAAGATCAGGAGTTTGTCCTTACGTATGAAGACAAGGATGCCGACTGGATGCTTGTTGGCGACCTTCCGTGGGA ttTGTTTACCACTATCTGCCGGAAACTGAAAATCATGAGAGGATCTGATGCTGCTGGAATAG CTCCAAGAGCCCTAGAGCAGACAGGTCAGAACAAATAA
- the LOC124661692 gene encoding uncharacterized protein LOC124661692 has translation MAPIRRAAPRPDFASHPSDLELINTYLIPWVNTGERPWNFIHDADVYAAKPQDLATNFAPATASDGLEGWYFFSTLRSKNRRGQRKSRTVGSEGDDGCWHSERAAKPLFAGISHTRQIGYRQTFSFATKGDGRLLRSGWLMAEIGLNSDGSEDDELVLCKVYRSPRVKRSTTAVEAAAGPPRVGRGKAAASDHSAPCSQQVGPPAHLPSARVSASTSGTLSMESDSEQDSTSQGGGVIGTSPSATPPRRPSPPRLIAPNPRSEPLPATQQIPSSPSRRTSAAPGAAVAAPPRPDFACHPSDQALVQSYLIPRIASGLHPCKFTHDADVYAAGPDALTTQFPPAISGDGEKAWYIFTTLPAKSTHGQRRPRTVATGEGCWHSEAGVKPVVDGDNHQIGWRQFFSFMTKDAGRSTRTGWIMVEIGLDQEGLTDELVLCKVYRSPRKGPAPTAALESASGRSKRRADDNNSGAALTLGTAPGRAKESTATTPPSGRKRKTTGDSSPGARGPARGVLKLTTPPTSGRKKQGDKKKARLCTRCRIETAESDSGTSEDDDTEDDEARGGSGPGLLEHDSMTDESVAPHGHEAGDSSASARTFYRFV, from the coding sequence ATGGCTCCAATccgacgcgccgcgccgcgcccggacttcgcctcccacccctccgaccTCGAGCTCATCAACACCTACCTCATCCCCTGGGTCAACACCGGCGAGCGTCCCTGGAACTTCATCCACGACGCCGACGTCTACGCCGCCAAGCCCCAGGACCTGGCCACCAACttcgcgcccgccacggccagcGACGGCCTCGAGGGCTGGTACTTCTTCTCCACCCTGCGCTCCAAGAACCGCCGCGGCCAGCGCAAGTCCCGCACCGTGGGGTCCGAGGGGGACGACGGCTGCTGGCACTCGGAGCGCGCCGCCAAGCCCCTCTTCGCCGGCATCAGCCACACCCGCCAGATCGGATACCGCCAGACCTTCTCCTTCGCCACCAAGGGGGacggccgcctcctccgctccGGCTGGCTCATGGCCGAGATCGGCCTCAACTCGGACGGCTCGGAGGACGACGAGCTTGTCCTCTGCAAGGTCTATCGGAGCCCGCGCGTCAAGAGATCTACTACGGCGGTGGAAGCTGCTGCTGGACCACCCAGGGTTGGAAGGGGAAAAGCAGCAGCAAGCGACCACTCTGCCCCCTGTTCTCAACAGGTGGGACCCCCCGCGCATCTGCCCTCCGCTCGAGTCTCCGCTTCCACTTCCGGCACGCTGTCCATGGAGTCCGACTCCGAGCAGGACTCGACCAGCCAAGGCGGCGGCGTAATCGGTACGTCGCCGTCTGCCACTCCGCCCCGAAGGCCAAGCCCCCCACGTCTCATCGCGCCGAACCCCCGCTCCGAGCCTCTTCCGGCTACGCAGCAGATCCCTTCTTCGCCCAGTCGTCGCACATCTGCCGCTCCAGGAGCCGccgtggcggcgccgccgcgcccggaCTTCGCTTGCCACCCTTCGGACCAAGCGCTCGTCCAGTCCTACCTCATCCCGCGCATCGCGTCCGGCCTGCACCCGTGCAAGTTCACCCACGACGCCGACGTCTACGCCGCGGGCCCCGACGCGCTCACCACCCAGTTCCCCCCGGCCATCTCAGGCGACGGCGAGAAGGCCTGGTACATCTTCACCACGCTGCCGGCCAAGAGCACCCACGGCCAGCGGAGGCCGCGCACGGTGGCCACCGGGGAGGGGTGCTGGCACTCGGAGGCCGGCGTCAAGCCCGTCGTCGACGGTGACAACCACCAGATTGGATGGCGCCAGTTCTTCTCCTTCATGACCAAGGACGCTGGCCGGAGTACCCGCACCGGGTGGATCATGGTGGAGATCGGCCTCGACCAGGAGGGCTTGACGGACGAGCTCGTCTTGTGCAAGGTGTACCGGAGCCCGCGTAAAGGGCCGGCGCCCACTGCCGCCCTGGAATCGGCATCTGGACGCAGCAAGAGGAGAGCCGACGACAACAACTCTGGCGCAGCGCTCACGCTGGGGACAGCTCCCGGCCGTGCCAAGGAATCTACGGCGACGACACCTCCCTCTGGACGCAAGAGGAAAACCACCGGCGACTCGAGCCCCGGCGCAAGGGGTCCAGCGCGCGGAGTCCTCAAGCTCACGACGCCCCCGACGTCTGGGCGCAAGAAGCAGGGCGACAAGAAGAAGGCGCGGCTATGCACCCGCTGTCGGATCGAGACAGCCGAGTCGGACAGCGGGACGTCCGAAGACGACGATACGGAGGATGACGAGGCCCGCGGAGGATCGGGGCCGGGTCTTCTTGAGCACGACTCCATGACCGACGAGTCTGTCGCGCCCCATGGACACGAAGCGGGTGATTCTTCAGCAAGTGCTAGAACATTCTACCGCTTCGTCTAG